The window AGCGTTCCATAGCCTGCTCTTCGGTATTAATTTCTTCAAAATACACTAAACGGTTAAGCTGCTGCGCGCTATCAAAAAACAAAGTTGGCATATCGCTGTAAAACTGCAGCGTTTTTACCAGGTCTGAGCATAAGCCTACATGAAGATTTTTCCTGTTTCTGTCGGTGATGATATATACAAAACGTTTCATTTTTTGATAAAAAATTTGGTGAACGAATAAATATTACTAACTTTATGAGCATAAAATTACTAATAAATTTAGCAAATGCAAATTTTATGTCAATAATTTCACAAAATATTAAGTTCCTTCGCAAAAAGAAGGGAATTACCCAACAGCAGTTTGCTGATGAAGTGGGTATAAAGCGCTCATTGGTAGGCGCTTATGAAGAAGAGCGCGCCGAGCCAAAATATGAATTACTAAAACAATTAGCAATCTACTTTGACATTAGTATTGATGACTTTATTAATGAAACCATTAATGAAAAGTGGACGCCAAAGCCAAAAGGTAACCCCGCAAACCTGCGCGTGCTGAGTATTTCTGTTGATAAAGAGGATAACGAAAACATTGAAATGGTGCCGCTTAAGGCCAGCGCCGGCTACTTAAATGGCTATGCCGACCCTGAATATGTAGCCAAGCTCCCTAAGTTTTACTTACCCATGTTTAAGCAGGGAACCTACCGTGCTTTTGAAATAAAAGGTGACTCGATGTTGCCGATAGTGTCGGGTGATATTATTATTGCCGAGTACCTTGAAAACTGGGCAGACGTAAAACCCGGCGAAACTTACGTGGTAATATCAAAAGATGATGGCGTTGTATATAAAAGGATAGGTAACAAATTCAAAGACAATAAAAAGCTAAAGTTAATATCTGATAACCCGGTATATGAGCCGTATGAAATAAACGGCGAAGACGTGCTGGAAATTTGGAAGGCAAAAGGCTATATATCAACCCAATTGCCACAGCCAACACCCGAACCCACTATGGAAAGTCTTACCAATATGATGGCCCAGATGCAGCGATCGATATCCAACTTACAGCAAAGCAACAATTAAGTTACATCGGCTTTCTTAAACCTTTACGTTATATCTTTATCTTAAGATTAAAACGTAAATAAATTAAAAGAGCTATGAAAAAATTTCTGTTGATGTGCTGTTTCCTGATGGGGATTGCGGCAGTAAGCCATGCACAAGGTGGCGGTATGAGAAAGAGCCCCGAAGACAGGGCTAAAGATTTGCAGACACAGTTAAAATTAACTGACGATCAAACCGCTAAGGTTACAGCCATTTATAAAGAGCAGGCTACAAAA is drawn from Mucilaginibacter ginsenosidivorax and contains these coding sequences:
- a CDS encoding GIY-YIG nuclease family protein, with protein sequence MKRFVYIITDRNRKNLHVGLCSDLVKTLQFYSDMPTLFFDSAQQLNRLVYFEEINTEEQAMERFKVVSTYTRPQKEKMIRPVNPDWVDLTIGLKYESGIRTRPQLRPSVNANRRAITF
- a CDS encoding XRE family transcriptional regulator encodes the protein MSIISQNIKFLRKKKGITQQQFADEVGIKRSLVGAYEEERAEPKYELLKQLAIYFDISIDDFINETINEKWTPKPKGNPANLRVLSISVDKEDNENIEMVPLKASAGYLNGYADPEYVAKLPKFYLPMFKQGTYRAFEIKGDSMLPIVSGDIIIAEYLENWADVKPGETYVVISKDDGVVYKRIGNKFKDNKKLKLISDNPVYEPYEINGEDVLEIWKAKGYISTQLPQPTPEPTMESLTNMMAQMQRSISNLQQSNN